In the Chryseobacterium sp. MYb264 genome, one interval contains:
- a CDS encoding Fur family transcriptional regulator: MKQTRNTQAKTEILNLINDSETALSHHNIQEKLSNLCNRVTIYRVLDRLEEEGKIHKIVNIDGVVNYAKCHDCEKDHHNHNHLHFNCKKCNSVTCIENVVPKIDIPKEFIVEDYNFIVSGICPKCQ, encoded by the coding sequence ATGAAACAAACCAGAAATACCCAGGCTAAAACCGAGATATTAAACTTAATTAATGACTCTGAGACGGCTTTATCTCATCATAATATTCAGGAGAAATTATCGAATTTATGCAATAGAGTTACGATTTACCGTGTTTTGGATCGCCTTGAAGAGGAAGGAAAAATTCATAAAATTGTAAATATAGACGGCGTTGTAAATTATGCTAAATGTCACGATTGCGAAAAAGATCATCACAATCATAATCACCTGCATTTTAATTGTAAAAAGTGCAATTCGGTGACGTGTATTGAAAATGTAGTTCCGAAGATTGATATTCCGAAAGAATTTATTGTTGAAGATTATAATTTTATTGTAAGCGGGATTTGTCCGAAATGTCAGTGA
- a CDS encoding DUF1573 domain-containing protein: MKNLKITALLAVLAFSPFYANVISEAPSFAKVVADAIKWNKESIDVGNIPQGKPKLIRFEFTNTTSKPIIIQNVAPSCGCTTADYTKTPIQPGKKGFVEASYNAAAAGAFMKTVNVTTSESKSPKTLSFKGVVI, encoded by the coding sequence ATGAAAAATTTAAAAATTACGGCACTTTTGGCTGTTTTGGCGTTTTCTCCATTTTATGCCAACGTTATTTCTGAGGCTCCATCTTTTGCAAAAGTGGTTGCAGATGCGATTAAATGGAATAAAGAATCTATCGATGTTGGAAATATCCCTCAGGGAAAACCAAAATTGATTCGTTTTGAATTTACCAATACCACTTCAAAACCTATTATCATTCAGAATGTGGCTCCATCTTGCGGATGCACAACAGCGGATTACACGAAAACTCCGATTCAACCCGGTAAAAAAGGATTTGTAGAAGCGAGCTATAATGCAGCAGCTGCGGGAGCATTTATGAAGACGGTAAACGTTACAACCAGCGAAAGCAAAAGCCCAAAAACACTTTCTTTCAAAGGAGTGGTGATCTAA
- a CDS encoding MerC domain-containing protein has translation MKSKILDAVGVSAAVLCLIHCVVFPLLMVIPFGLSHNPYIDLAFLFIGAIVVWRITRQVRSKRLKGLFWFSIILISISVFADLIFEVHLPLIYIGAAGLISAHIINFRNHKH, from the coding sequence ATGAAGTCAAAAATTTTGGATGCAGTAGGTGTGTCAGCAGCGGTTTTATGTTTGATTCATTGTGTTGTTTTTCCTCTGTTAATGGTTATTCCATTCGGATTGTCACATAATCCTTATATCGATCTCGCTTTCCTTTTCATCGGAGCAATCGTTGTTTGGCGAATCACGCGACAGGTAAGATCAAAACGTTTAAAAGGTTTATTCTGGTTCTCAATTATCTTAATTTCCATTTCGGTTTTTGCCGATTTGATCTTTGAAGTTCACCTTCCTTTAATCTACATCGGAGCTGCCGGATTGATTTCGGCACATATCATCAACTTTAGAAATCACAAACATTAA
- a CDS encoding GTP-binding protein: protein MIINKLPVTVLSGFLGAGKTTLLNHILHNKEGLKVAVIVNDMSEINIDARLVESQNTLSRTEEKLVEMSNGCICCTLREDLMVEVERLAKEKRFDYLLIESTGISEPIPVAQTFSFIDEENGIDLSKFSYVDTMVTVVDCFNFEKDFGTCELLKDRHLSDIEGDNRTIVNLLTDQIEFANVIILNKTDLVDADTLGFLKAAIQKLNPDAKIIHSEFSQVDPKELLNTGLFDFDKAQASAGWQKELESEHHTPETEEYGIGSFVFRNSRPFHPLRLWDYLSKNYPQGALRAKGLFWLASRPHDALNFSQAGGSFRLEKAGVWWCSMPMNQRVQYGSFIENQSYIEERWDKNWGDRINELVFIGQDLDKEQMLHDLKTCLISELEAKMMKEGRNFEDPFPQNI, encoded by the coding sequence ATGATAATAAATAAACTACCGGTTACCGTGCTGAGCGGGTTTTTAGGAGCCGGAAAAACAACTTTACTAAACCATATTTTGCACAACAAAGAAGGGCTGAAAGTAGCTGTGATCGTGAATGATATGAGCGAGATAAATATCGATGCCAGATTGGTTGAAAGCCAGAATACATTGTCCCGAACCGAAGAAAAATTGGTGGAAATGAGCAATGGCTGCATTTGCTGTACTTTAAGGGAAGACCTTATGGTTGAAGTAGAAAGGCTGGCTAAGGAAAAACGGTTTGACTATCTTTTAATAGAAAGTACAGGCATCAGTGAACCAATTCCCGTAGCACAGACTTTTTCTTTTATTGATGAAGAAAATGGGATCGATCTTTCGAAGTTCAGCTATGTGGATACCATGGTGACTGTAGTTGACTGTTTTAATTTCGAAAAAGATTTCGGAACCTGTGAGCTTTTAAAAGACCGCCATCTTAGCGATATTGAAGGCGATAACCGAACGATCGTTAATCTCCTGACCGATCAGATTGAATTTGCGAATGTTATTATTCTCAATAAAACCGATCTTGTAGATGCCGATACTTTAGGATTTTTGAAAGCAGCCATTCAGAAATTAAATCCTGATGCTAAAATCATCCATTCAGAATTCAGTCAAGTAGACCCTAAAGAACTTCTCAATACCGGTCTTTTTGATTTCGATAAAGCGCAGGCTTCCGCAGGCTGGCAAAAAGAACTTGAATCTGAGCATCATACCCCGGAAACAGAAGAATATGGAATCGGCTCGTTTGTTTTCAGAAATAGCCGACCTTTTCATCCGCTCAGACTTTGGGACTACCTCAGCAAAAATTATCCTCAGGGTGCGTTAAGAGCGAAAGGACTGTTCTGGCTGGCTTCAAGACCTCATGACGCATTGAATTTTTCTCAGGCGGGAGGATCTTTCCGTTTGGAAAAAGCCGGAGTCTGGTGGTGCAGCATGCCGATGAACCAAAGGGTTCAGTATGGATCTTTCATTGAAAATCAATCGTATATAGAAGAAAGGTGGGATAAAAATTGGGGTGACCGGATTAATGAATTGGTTTTTATTGGTCAGGATTTAGATAAAGAACAAATGTTACATGATTTAAAAACTTGCCTTATTTCTGAATTAGAAGCCAAAATGATGAAAGAAGGAAGAAATTTTGAAGATCCTTTTCCTCAAAATATTTAG
- a CDS encoding MarR family winged helix-turn-helix transcriptional regulator, whose translation MVKEKDNTDELALSLGFAMTEMKTRLRQKIQEKINEYDASFSYEMLEILGLIWRGNDGINQQEIAKRISKDKSSVTYLINNLVHRGLVVRTEDHTDRRNKKIYLTEKGSEVMGRVYPWILELYKQAAGDARKSDIKKAFDLIKKMTNNLEQL comes from the coding sequence ATGGTAAAGGAAAAAGACAATACTGACGAGCTGGCTCTGAGTCTTGGTTTTGCCATGACAGAAATGAAGACCAGGCTCAGGCAGAAGATACAGGAAAAAATTAATGAATATGATGCTTCATTTTCCTACGAAATGCTTGAAATATTAGGTTTGATATGGCGGGGAAATGACGGTATCAATCAGCAGGAAATCGCTAAGCGGATCAGCAAGGATAAATCGAGTGTCACCTACCTCATCAATAATCTGGTACATCGTGGACTGGTGGTAAGAACTGAAGACCATACAGACCGCAGAAATAAAAAAATCTACCTTACCGAAAAAGGCAGCGAGGTCATGGGAAGAGTATATCCGTGGATTTTGGAATTATATAAACAGGCTGCCGGAGACGCGAGAAAAAGTGATATAAAAAAGGCTTTTGACCTGATCAAAAAAATGACAAATAATCTAGAGCAATTATAA
- a CDS encoding VOC family protein, giving the protein MSNLKKQIKANATAVASALLLSTAVSQADAQQKAGILGIDHVGINVPNMNQAVNFFTDVLGFSAVTTLGPIPLDDAWKKSNHMQPKTGPVTIKMVKAGTGANIELFEYQDNKGSDQQPGGDDIGASHVAFYTNDISKSVEYLKSKGVQFLGEPFLMPSGDTEGESWVYFVTPWGSKMELVSYPNGKGYEKKNPATILWSPKDVAENQNQSDSKPLSEAEIKSLVEGHLAIWNEKDPKKRESLMAKVYADTIEMVDSHFVAVGHKEINGFVDGLQQKSPQSKFSHIKAIDVNHNIARLYWQNGTPEKPDAVTGMDLFVFENGKAVKLYVFVDNK; this is encoded by the coding sequence ATGAGCAATTTAAAAAAACAAATCAAAGCCAACGCAACAGCAGTAGCAAGCGCATTACTATTATCAACAGCCGTTTCTCAGGCAGATGCACAACAAAAAGCAGGAATTTTGGGAATCGATCATGTGGGAATCAACGTTCCGAATATGAATCAGGCAGTGAACTTTTTTACAGATGTTTTAGGTTTTTCAGCGGTAACCACTTTAGGTCCGATTCCTTTGGATGATGCCTGGAAAAAATCAAATCACATGCAGCCAAAAACAGGTCCGGTAACCATCAAAATGGTAAAAGCAGGAACAGGAGCCAACATCGAACTTTTCGAATATCAGGATAATAAAGGAAGCGATCAACAACCGGGAGGAGATGACATCGGAGCTAGCCATGTTGCTTTTTATACCAATGATATCAGCAAAAGTGTAGAATATCTTAAAAGTAAAGGTGTACAATTTTTAGGAGAACCATTTTTAATGCCGTCCGGTGATACAGAAGGGGAGAGTTGGGTGTATTTTGTGACACCCTGGGGTTCAAAAATGGAGCTGGTTTCTTATCCAAACGGAAAAGGTTATGAGAAAAAAAATCCGGCAACGATTTTATGGTCACCTAAAGATGTTGCTGAAAATCAAAATCAATCAGATTCAAAACCGCTTTCAGAAGCTGAAATAAAATCTTTGGTAGAAGGACATTTAGCCATCTGGAACGAAAAAGATCCTAAAAAACGTGAGTCTTTAATGGCAAAAGTATACGCTGATACTATCGAAATGGTAGACAGCCATTTTGTAGCAGTTGGGCACAAAGAAATCAACGGTTTTGTAGATGGATTGCAGCAGAAAAGTCCTCAATCTAAATTTTCACACATCAAAGCGATAGACGTTAATCATAACATTGCAAGATTGTACTGGCAAAACGGAACGCCCGAAAAACCGGATGCCGTAACCGGAATGGATCTCTTCGTTTTTGAAAACGGAAAAGCTGTTAAACTATATGTTTTTGTGGACAACAAATAA
- a CDS encoding universal stress protein encodes MRTILIPVDASATTQNAVKFAANWAKQYAYEHIILLMVSNESMFDYLHIADPYSVVAEDHVNSVRVDTEALLRNLSLIIKEIASDVTVSTVLSRSSILRTINESIRENPSVELIVLGAGLHDENDDSLVSENIVEIARTSPIRTLIIPNNHHYTKVENVLAPCDITQIGKLERISKFKERLQINHLKLSLLHIYQKDENLDQEKQQELEKYIFNNFADISTSIYYSQDPHTIKGISSFVAEHPVDIITALPGKHSFLYYLMNRSVTEAIYQNINKPVMILK; translated from the coding sequence ATGAGAACAATATTAATTCCCGTAGACGCAAGCGCAACCACCCAAAATGCTGTAAAATTTGCAGCAAACTGGGCAAAGCAGTATGCTTATGAACATATTATTTTGCTGATGGTTTCCAATGAATCAATGTTTGATTATCTTCATATCGCAGATCCGTATTCTGTAGTTGCAGAAGATCATGTTAACAGTGTGCGGGTAGATACGGAAGCTTTATTGCGAAATTTAAGCTTGATCATAAAAGAAATAGCATCCGATGTGACCGTTTCGACTGTCTTAAGCAGATCCTCCATTCTTCGTACCATCAACGAATCTATAAGGGAAAATCCGTCTGTGGAACTGATTGTTTTGGGTGCCGGTTTACATGATGAAAATGATGATAGCCTGGTTTCAGAAAATATAGTGGAAATTGCCAGAACGAGCCCCATCAGAACGTTAATTATTCCTAATAATCACCATTACACGAAAGTTGAAAACGTTTTGGCTCCTTGTGATATAACCCAGATCGGCAAACTAGAGAGGATTTCTAAATTTAAAGAAAGACTTCAGATTAATCATTTAAAACTTAGCCTGCTTCATATTTACCAAAAAGACGAAAATTTAGATCAGGAAAAGCAACAGGAACTCGAAAAATATATTTTCAACAATTTTGCAGATATTTCTACAAGTATTTATTATTCGCAAGATCCTCATACGATTAAAGGAATTTCGTCGTTTGTTGCCGAGCATCCTGTCGATATCATTACTGCACTGCCCGGAAAACACAGTTTTCTGTATTATTTAATGAATAGAAGTGTAACAGAGGCTATCTATCAAAATATCAATAAACCGGTCATGATTTTAAAATAG
- a CDS encoding Crp/Fnr family transcriptional regulator: MFEIFLKYLTDKIELSDQEIQLIESVCKPKKLRKKQFLCQEGEVWHYNAFICRGLVKTFSIAENGSEHIINFAPENYWTGDRESLTNGTPSRLNIDAIEPTELILIEKADFEKLCSEIPQLNQMVNQIIQKSFIVSQNRILANISYSAEEKYSNFLEKYPNIVNRIPQHMIASYIGITPETLTRLRRNMVKK, encoded by the coding sequence ATGTTTGAAATCTTTCTAAAATACCTTACCGACAAAATAGAACTTTCTGATCAGGAAATCCAATTGATAGAATCTGTCTGTAAACCGAAAAAACTCAGAAAAAAACAATTCCTTTGTCAGGAAGGCGAGGTGTGGCATTATAATGCTTTTATTTGCCGCGGATTGGTAAAAACATTTTCTATTGCTGAAAACGGTTCCGAACATATCATCAATTTCGCTCCTGAAAATTACTGGACGGGTGATCGCGAAAGCCTTACCAACGGAACTCCATCCCGTTTAAACATCGACGCTATCGAGCCAACTGAATTAATCTTGATTGAAAAAGCAGACTTCGAAAAGCTATGTTCTGAAATTCCTCAGCTTAATCAAATGGTGAATCAGATCATTCAGAAAAGCTTTATTGTTTCCCAAAACCGTATTTTAGCAAATATCAGCTATTCAGCGGAAGAGAAATACAGCAATTTTCTCGAAAAATATCCGAATATCGTTAACAGAATACCTCAACACATGATTGCTTCATACATTGGTATTACTCCCGAAACCCTTACCAGACTGCGTAGAAACATGGTGAAGAAATAG
- a CDS encoding putative quinol monooxygenase: MNNSIKKGTSNSHDKTETTGITVSAYYKVHPEDRQIFIDAVIPEMTEANKLEGCIYYAFSQDLTDENTFHLLEGWRDQEAYERHENSETFLHALSTVVKNVRIIDREGVRYDVSKMHVDDPRGKVSS, encoded by the coding sequence ATGAATAATTCAATAAAAAAAGGCACGTCAAACAGCCACGACAAAACAGAAACGACCGGTATTACGGTAAGCGCTTATTATAAAGTTCATCCCGAAGACCGACAGATTTTCATTGATGCTGTTATCCCTGAAATGACCGAAGCCAATAAACTCGAAGGCTGTATTTATTACGCTTTTTCACAGGATTTAACGGATGAAAATACATTCCATTTGTTGGAAGGCTGGAGAGATCAGGAAGCGTATGAGCGACATGAAAATTCGGAGACCTTTTTGCATGCATTAAGTACTGTTGTTAAAAATGTGAGGATCATTGATCGTGAAGGGGTTCGTTATGATGTTTCAAAAATGCATGTAGATGATCCCCGCGGAAAAGTTTCATCATAA
- a CDS encoding SDR family oxidoreductase, translating to MKKTVFITGTSTGFGKLTAVTLAKAGYTVIAGMRGISGKNETAAKELESLPNIEVVEIDVTDDHSVTNAFENVLRKHGKIDVLVNNAAVSGSGLLEAYSLDKIRQMFEVNFYGVIRTYQAVLPSMREHKNGLIINITSGASAHTSPFMIPYFASKFGVESITEGLQDELKQFNIENVAIQPGVYPTEMNTGAKAGVNADKPEIGKEYDPIATEQFNAVGAALFGKMKEFNMNPQTIADGILELIEMKDGSRPLRFPLDAFAQGTDLEFINARAEMKAKWLAKYSE from the coding sequence ATGAAAAAGACAGTTTTTATCACAGGAACAAGTACAGGATTCGGAAAATTAACAGCCGTAACATTAGCAAAAGCAGGATATACAGTTATTGCAGGTATGCGTGGGATTTCAGGCAAAAATGAAACCGCAGCCAAAGAACTGGAATCTCTTCCCAATATAGAAGTCGTGGAAATCGACGTTACAGATGATCATTCTGTGACGAATGCTTTCGAAAATGTGTTGCGAAAACATGGTAAAATAGACGTGTTGGTCAACAATGCTGCCGTTTCAGGATCGGGATTGTTGGAAGCTTATAGTCTGGACAAGATCCGCCAGATGTTTGAAGTCAATTTTTATGGAGTTATCAGAACGTATCAGGCGGTATTGCCTTCTATGAGGGAGCATAAAAACGGATTGATTATCAATATCACTTCCGGAGCAAGTGCTCATACTTCACCTTTTATGATTCCTTATTTTGCCTCAAAATTCGGGGTGGAAAGTATTACCGAAGGTTTGCAGGATGAGCTGAAACAGTTTAATATCGAAAATGTTGCCATTCAGCCGGGAGTTTATCCTACAGAAATGAACACGGGAGCAAAAGCCGGAGTGAATGCCGATAAACCTGAGATTGGCAAAGAATATGATCCGATTGCTACAGAGCAATTCAATGCGGTTGGTGCTGCTTTATTTGGAAAAATGAAGGAGTTTAACATGAATCCTCAAACCATAGCAGACGGAATATTAGAACTTATCGAGATGAAGGATGGTTCGCGCCCTTTACGTTTTCCGCTGGATGCTTTTGCTCAGGGAACCGATCTGGAATTTATCAATGCTAGAGCCGAAATGAAAGCCAAATGGCTTGCAAAATATAGCGAATAA
- a CDS encoding nitroreductase family protein, which produces MENITELLKWRYATKRMNGEKVAPEKINKILEAAHLAPSGIGLQPYEIIVISDPEIKKKILPIAMNQQQIVESSHLLVFAVWDEYTKERIDHVFDHLILKQNKKPDSYANQRNFAKTFFGNMSIEENFHHAAKQANIALGLAIVAAASEDVDSTPMEGFDPAALDEFLQLSEKGLRSSMLLALGYRDQENDWNLKLEKVRKPFEEFVTFL; this is translated from the coding sequence ATGGAAAATATTACAGAACTTCTGAAATGGAGATACGCCACCAAAAGAATGAACGGAGAGAAAGTGGCTCCTGAAAAAATCAATAAAATTCTGGAAGCGGCTCATTTGGCTCCGTCAGGGATTGGATTGCAGCCTTACGAAATCATCGTGATCAGTGACCCTGAGATTAAAAAGAAAATCCTGCCGATCGCGATGAATCAACAGCAAATTGTAGAATCATCCCATCTTTTGGTTTTTGCGGTTTGGGATGAATATACAAAGGAAAGAATTGATCACGTTTTTGATCACTTAATTTTAAAACAAAATAAAAAGCCTGATTCTTACGCCAATCAGAGGAATTTTGCCAAAACTTTCTTCGGAAATATGAGTATTGAAGAAAATTTTCATCATGCTGCAAAACAGGCGAATATCGCATTAGGTTTGGCTATTGTTGCCGCGGCTTCTGAGGATGTAGATTCTACGCCGATGGAAGGTTTTGATCCTGCTGCTCTGGATGAATTTCTGCAACTTTCTGAAAAAGGTTTAAGAAGTTCCATGTTACTGGCATTGGGATATCGCGATCAGGAAAACGACTGGAATCTTAAACTGGAAAAAGTGCGCAAACCTTTCGAGGAGTTTGTTACTTTTCTGTAA
- a CDS encoding sensor histidine kinase gives MKIKRLNIIITLGLLAIVGILIAQLLWTKQAYNIENQKFNQKVNIALMEVVEKLSGEATFTENPVQNIANDYYLVNVNNEIHPTVLEYYLKTEFNRVQINTNYVYALYNCRSDRMIYGKYVSPNQKNPKNKEIKFPKHKNLVYYFSISFPDKTSYLISSLRFWYLLTFALIIILAVYVYSIYTIIQQKKFSELQRDFINNMTHEFKTPLSSILLASEALNKQESVKENPKLQTYTSIIINQSFKLNDHIEKILNIAKNDASGLSLKPQKIVLFPFIQNIAENIQQKNEKTKIILEIPENISIQADEFHFNNIICNILENSIKYCETSPEIIISLLKDSKGLYLKFKDNGMGIPAKNIPYIFDKFYRVKTAKSDEVNGFGLGLFYVKKIVQQHQWKISVENNSDQGINTTLFFPS, from the coding sequence ATGAAAATAAAAAGGCTTAATATCATCATTACTCTCGGACTTCTGGCGATTGTTGGGATTCTGATTGCGCAGCTTTTATGGACGAAGCAGGCCTATAACATCGAAAATCAGAAGTTTAACCAAAAGGTAAACATCGCGTTGATGGAAGTTGTTGAAAAGCTTTCCGGCGAGGCCACATTCACCGAAAATCCGGTACAGAATATTGCCAATGATTATTATCTGGTGAATGTAAACAATGAAATTCATCCCACGGTTTTGGAATATTACCTTAAAACAGAATTTAATCGTGTTCAGATCAATACCAATTATGTATATGCTTTGTATAATTGCAGAAGTGACCGGATGATCTACGGAAAATACGTTTCTCCTAATCAGAAAAATCCAAAAAATAAAGAGATCAAATTTCCTAAGCATAAAAATCTCGTCTATTATTTTTCCATCAGTTTTCCGGATAAAACGAGCTATTTAATCAGTTCATTACGCTTCTGGTATTTGCTGACCTTTGCCCTGATCATTATTCTGGCAGTGTATGTGTATTCTATTTACACTATCATTCAGCAAAAGAAATTTTCAGAGCTGCAAAGGGATTTTATCAATAATATGACCCATGAATTTAAAACGCCTTTATCGTCCATTCTTTTGGCTTCAGAAGCATTGAATAAACAGGAATCGGTGAAGGAAAATCCGAAGTTGCAAACCTATACTTCCATCATTATCAACCAAAGTTTTAAGCTGAATGACCACATCGAAAAAATATTGAATATCGCCAAAAATGATGCTTCGGGATTATCTTTAAAACCTCAAAAAATCGTATTATTTCCTTTCATTCAAAACATTGCCGAAAATATTCAGCAAAAAAATGAAAAGACTAAAATTATCCTCGAAATTCCAGAAAATATTTCGATTCAGGCGGATGAATTTCACTTTAACAATATCATTTGTAATATTCTGGAAAATTCAATTAAATATTGCGAAACCAGTCCGGAAATCATTATTTCTTTATTAAAAGATTCAAAAGGCTTATATTTAAAGTTTAAAGACAACGGAATGGGGATTCCTGCTAAGAATATCCCTTATATTTTTGATAAATTTTACCGCGTGAAAACGGCAAAAAGTGATGAGGTAAATGGTTTCGGGCTGGGATTATTTTATGTAAAAAAGATTGTTCAGCAACATCAATGGAAAATTTCTGTTGAAAATAACAGCGATCAGGGAATCAACACTACTCTATTTTTTCCGTCTTAA
- a CDS encoding alkaline phosphatase produces the protein MDRRKFLKGSAMLSGLLTINPLDLFAGNTKAIPSDSKKAKNIIFMVSDGMSLGTLSMADLYSRNILGKPSHWMNLYHTGKVSRALMDTASASSIVTDSAAASSAFGGGVRVKNGVLNVGANGERYTPIWQKFKKAGKKAGCVTTVTITHATPAGFCINSDSRNAEPEIAEMYLEQGLDVMMGGGDEFFNPEKRTDRKDVYNSYKQKGYQVLKTKADLANSKKSGKVLGVFSSGALPYTVDRNNLSDLQGSPTLAEMAGAAIEQMKDHSEGFVLQVEGGKVDWAAHANDISALIHDQLAFDEAVKTVLDFAEKDGETLVIITTDHGNANPGTIYGADATSKFNSISNYKYSNEYVLNSIKSDFNLQQIKDWIYETNKIRLSDEEGKHLLDFYLGLEKHESGLYNYKKLPYKAFSDMQQKHNNVGWISMDHSGDYVEVAAFGPGKELLPSFVKNTDLHQLLLKASKI, from the coding sequence ATGGACAGACGCAAATTTTTAAAAGGATCGGCAATGTTATCCGGTTTATTGACTATAAATCCGCTTGATTTATTTGCCGGAAATACCAAAGCTATTCCTTCAGACTCAAAAAAAGCTAAGAATATTATCTTCATGGTAAGCGACGGGATGAGTTTGGGAACTTTGAGCATGGCAGATCTTTATTCCAGAAATATCTTGGGGAAACCCAGTCATTGGATGAACCTGTACCATACCGGAAAAGTAAGCCGAGCTTTGATGGATACGGCATCTGCGAGTTCTATTGTGACCGATTCGGCGGCGGCAAGTTCAGCTTTTGGCGGTGGCGTAAGGGTGAAAAACGGGGTTCTGAATGTGGGTGCAAATGGAGAACGATATACTCCGATCTGGCAAAAATTTAAAAAAGCGGGTAAAAAAGCGGGTTGTGTGACAACGGTTACGATCACGCATGCAACGCCTGCTGGTTTTTGCATTAATTCCGACAGCAGAAATGCAGAACCCGAAATCGCTGAAATGTATCTTGAACAGGGACTCGATGTAATGATGGGCGGTGGTGATGAATTCTTTAATCCTGAAAAAAGAACCGATCGTAAAGATGTTTATAATTCATACAAACAAAAAGGATATCAGGTTTTAAAAACCAAAGCTGATCTTGCGAATTCTAAAAAAAGCGGAAAGGTTTTAGGTGTTTTCAGCTCGGGTGCGTTGCCTTATACGGTTGATCGAAATAATTTGTCGGATCTTCAGGGAAGTCCAACTTTGGCAGAAATGGCGGGCGCGGCCATTGAGCAGATGAAAGATCATTCGGAAGGTTTCGTTCTTCAGGTGGAAGGCGGAAAGGTAGACTGGGCAGCTCATGCGAATGATATTTCAGCATTAATTCATGATCAGTTGGCTTTTGATGAAGCGGTAAAAACAGTTTTAGACTTTGCTGAAAAAGATGGTGAAACGCTTGTCATCATTACGACAGATCACGGAAATGCCAATCCGGGAACAATCTATGGTGCTGATGCAACTTCGAAATTCAACAGTATTTCAAATTATAAATACTCCAATGAATATGTGTTGAATTCTATTAAATCAGATTTTAACCTTCAACAAATTAAGGACTGGATCTATGAAACCAACAAAATACGATTGAGTGATGAAGAAGGAAAGCATTTGCTTGATTTTTATTTAGGTCTTGAAAAGCATGAATCGGGATTGTATAATTACAAAAAACTACCTTACAAAGCTTTCTCGGATATGCAGCAAAAGCATAATAATGTTGGCTGGATCAGTATGGATCATTCCGGAGATTATGTAGAAGTGGCGGCTTTTGGTCCGGGTAAAGAATTGTTGCCTTCTTTCGTGAAAAATACAGATTTGCATCAATTGTTGCTGAAAGCTTCAAAAATTTAA
- a CDS encoding nuclear transport factor 2 family protein has protein sequence MKASVINQNSANETLIRELYRVAEIQDSKAFVELFAEDGYFWDVSAGTKYYGEDIGKTVDVYATAFPDMHRELYDLYVLEDENTVVVELSLNGTHKGPLQLPSGTIEPTGKTIEVPCCDVFKIENGKVKSFHCYTAGTILMGQLGLF, from the coding sequence ATGAAAGCATCAGTAATCAATCAAAATTCAGCCAACGAAACATTAATTCGTGAATTGTACAGAGTGGCAGAAATTCAGGATTCCAAAGCATTTGTCGAACTTTTTGCAGAAGACGGTTATTTCTGGGATGTCTCCGCCGGAACTAAATATTATGGTGAAGATATCGGTAAAACTGTGGATGTGTATGCAACGGCATTTCCGGATATGCACAGAGAATTGTACGATTTATATGTGTTGGAAGACGAAAATACGGTTGTGGTAGAACTTTCTCTGAACGGAACGCATAAAGGCCCTTTACAGCTTCCTTCCGGAACGATAGAACCAACAGGAAAAACCATCGAAGTGCCTTGTTGTGATGTCTTCAAAATCGAAAACGGAAAAGTAAAATCTTTCCACTGTTATACTGCCGGAACGATTCTAATGGGACAACTGGGATTGTTTTAA